One genomic window of Nitrospirota bacterium includes the following:
- a CDS encoding asparagine--tRNA ligase encodes MPHVYIQDVADHVGQEITIKGWLRHRRSSGKIHFLVVRDGTGDLQAVVSKGTVGDEPFAAAAALTQESSVVLTGTLKADARAHGGYELDVTKIEPVQVAEPFPIQPKEHGVGFLMEHRHLWLRSSRQHAVLRIRHEIIRACRNFFDDRGFTLVDAPIFTPNACEGTTTLFQTDYFDEKAYLTQSGQLYSEATAAAFGKVYCFGPTFRAEKSKTRRHLMEFWMVEPEVAYAELADMMDLAEAFLSHIVERVLATRRAELAVLERDVTKLERIVAPFPRITYEEAVARLQQKGNPIQHGDDFGGDEETLLSNEFDRPVIVHRYPSAIKAFYMQNDPTRPDLALCMDVLAPEGYGEIIGGGQRIHEYEKLLCRIREHKLPEEAFRWYLDLRRYGSVPHAGFGMGIERAVAWICGLEHVRETIPFPRMLYKLYP; translated from the coding sequence ATGCCGCACGTGTATATCCAGGATGTCGCCGACCATGTCGGGCAGGAGATCACGATCAAGGGCTGGCTGCGCCATCGCCGCTCCAGCGGGAAAATCCATTTCCTCGTCGTGCGCGACGGGACCGGGGATCTCCAGGCTGTCGTCAGCAAGGGCACGGTCGGGGACGAGCCGTTTGCCGCGGCAGCCGCGTTGACGCAAGAGTCCTCCGTGGTCCTCACGGGCACCCTCAAGGCCGATGCGCGCGCCCACGGCGGGTATGAGCTGGACGTGACGAAGATCGAGCCGGTGCAGGTGGCGGAGCCCTTTCCGATCCAGCCGAAGGAACATGGGGTCGGTTTCTTAATGGAGCACCGGCACCTCTGGCTCAGGTCCAGCCGGCAGCATGCCGTGCTCCGGATCAGGCACGAAATCATCCGCGCCTGCCGCAACTTTTTCGACGACCGGGGCTTCACCCTCGTGGACGCGCCCATCTTCACGCCCAATGCCTGCGAAGGCACCACGACTCTGTTCCAGACCGACTATTTCGACGAGAAGGCCTATCTGACGCAGAGCGGGCAACTGTACAGCGAGGCCACGGCCGCGGCCTTTGGAAAGGTCTATTGCTTCGGCCCGACGTTCCGCGCCGAAAAGTCCAAGACGCGCCGGCACCTCATGGAATTCTGGATGGTGGAGCCGGAAGTGGCCTACGCGGAACTGGCCGACATGATGGACCTGGCCGAGGCGTTTCTCTCCCATATCGTCGAGCGGGTGCTGGCGACGAGGCGGGCCGAGCTGGCCGTGCTGGAGCGGGACGTGACCAAGCTGGAACGGATCGTCGCGCCGTTTCCGCGCATTACCTATGAAGAGGCGGTGGCGCGGTTGCAGCAGAAGGGGAACCCAATCCAGCATGGGGACGATTTCGGCGGCGACGAGGAGACGTTGCTCTCGAACGAATTCGACCGGCCTGTGATCGTCCACCGGTATCCGTCGGCCATCAAGGCCTTCTACATGCAGAACGATCCGACCAGGCCGGACCTGGCCCTGTGTATGGACGTGCTGGCGCCGGAAGGCTACGGCGAGATCATCGGCGGCGGGCAGCGCATACACGAATACGAGAAACTGCTCTGCCGCATCCGGGAACACAAGCTGCCGGAAGAGGCCTTCCGCTGGTACCTGGACCTTCGTCGTTACGGGTCCGTGCCCCACGCGGGCTTCGGCATGGGCATCGAGCGGGCCGTGGCTTGGATCTGCGGGCTGGAGCATGTGCGGGAAACGATTCCGTTTCCGCGCATGCTGTATAAATTGTATCCGTGA
- the rsmH gene encoding 16S rRNA (cytosine(1402)-N(4))-methyltransferase RsmH, which produces MPGEHEKDLHIPVLAEEVVAGLGCKPGGRYVDCTVGYGGHAALILERSAPDGVLIGMDQDEAALRAAGERLQPYAGRVRLVRGNFQELKQQLRSMGVAEVDGVMFDLGVSSAQLDEPTRGFSFLADGPLDMRMDQRAALSAASLVNDLPEQELADLIYRYGEERYSRRIARAIVRARAIHPLARTLELASVIRGSVPPPYRHGRIHCATRTFQALRIAVNRELDVLEGALKDAVEVLAPGGRLCVISFHSLEDRIAKQTFRALSRGESPCLSVLTKRPLVASEEERAGNPRARSAKLRVAERLTVGRAA; this is translated from the coding sequence TTGCCTGGTGAACATGAGAAAGATCTCCATATTCCGGTATTGGCTGAAGAAGTGGTCGCGGGCCTGGGCTGCAAGCCCGGAGGCCGATATGTGGACTGCACCGTTGGGTATGGAGGGCATGCAGCCCTCATTCTGGAGCGCAGCGCCCCTGATGGTGTGCTCATCGGCATGGATCAGGATGAGGCGGCCCTGCGTGCGGCCGGGGAACGGCTACAGCCCTATGCCGGTCGCGTGCGTCTCGTTCGGGGAAATTTTCAAGAGCTGAAGCAACAGTTACGCTCAATGGGCGTCGCGGAGGTTGACGGCGTGATGTTTGATCTGGGGGTGTCGTCAGCGCAACTGGACGAACCGACGAGGGGTTTCAGCTTTCTTGCCGACGGCCCGCTGGATATGCGGATGGATCAGCGTGCCGCTCTCTCCGCCGCCTCTCTCGTGAACGACCTGCCCGAGCAAGAACTGGCCGACCTGATCTATCGCTATGGGGAAGAGCGGTATTCGCGACGGATCGCGCGGGCCATCGTCCGCGCGCGGGCGATCCACCCGCTGGCCCGGACCCTGGAGTTGGCGTCTGTGATTCGCGGATCGGTCCCGCCGCCCTATCGCCACGGGCGCATCCACTGCGCGACGCGCACGTTTCAAGCCCTGCGGATCGCCGTCAATCGCGAACTGGATGTGCTGGAGGGCGCGCTCAAGGATGCGGTGGAGGTGCTGGCGCCGGGGGGGCGGCTCTGCGTGATCTCGTTCCATTCCCTCGAAGATCGTATCGCCAAGCAGACTTTCCGCGCGTTGTCGCGAGGGGAGTCTCCTTGCTTGTCCGTACTCACCAAGAGGCCGCTCGTGGCGTCCGAGGAAGAACGGGCGGGCAATCCGCGCGCCCGGAGCGCGAAGTTGCGGGTTGCCGAACGCCTGACCGTGGGGAGGGCCGCATGA
- a CDS encoding penicillin-binding protein 2, which yields MTSADPYRWRRIVAGLILMLGFAGVLFRLFTLQVLQAAELTEKADRQHRMSVTVEGGRGGIYDRQGKVLAMNMEVPSVYGIPASLENPAGVARDLARVLHVRADDIERKLRREQKFVWIARKLDPEQGRSLERLSLEGIGTRMEGRRFYPKGPLLAHVLGFAGMDGQGLEGIERRYESYLRGETQKVVLQRDALGRTVFPKGLNEQGPAPGHSLTLTIDEVIQYIAEKELDEAVTNSRAKGGVVLVMEPRTGAILAMAINPKFDPNSMGNLTPERWRNRALTDAYEPGSTMKVITAAAALEEKVMGPGTLINGENGQFSAAGRNIHDHEKLGWMTFAQMVQKSSNIGAAKTGMALGEERLHRYLKAFGFGERTEIDLPGEAAGLVRDPKDWGRQSLASIAFGQEVGVTPLQLLNATAAVANGGWLMKPYVVSEIRDGKGAVVAQTGPQIRRRAVSAETAQSLTAILEGVVTHGTGAKAAIAGFRVAGKTGTAQKIDPQTGRYSPTLFVASFVGYLPADDPRLAILVVVDEPRTEQWGGTIAAPVFRRVAEQALPHLGVSSKSPIKLARYDEYGEARRGGVDRTLVRLASVGDPS from the coding sequence GTGACTTCGGCAGACCCCTATCGGTGGCGGAGGATCGTCGCCGGGCTCATCCTGATGCTCGGGTTTGCCGGCGTGCTCTTCCGGCTGTTCACGCTGCAAGTATTGCAGGCGGCGGAACTGACGGAAAAGGCGGACCGGCAGCACCGGATGTCCGTGACGGTGGAAGGCGGGCGCGGCGGCATCTACGACCGGCAGGGCAAGGTCCTGGCGATGAACATGGAGGTGCCCTCGGTCTACGGCATTCCGGCGTCGCTGGAGAATCCTGCCGGCGTGGCGCGCGACTTGGCGCGGGTGCTCCACGTCCGGGCCGATGACATCGAACGGAAGCTGAGGCGGGAGCAGAAATTCGTCTGGATCGCCCGCAAGCTGGACCCGGAGCAGGGACGGAGCCTGGAGCGTCTGTCGCTGGAGGGGATCGGGACCAGGATGGAGGGGCGGCGTTTCTATCCGAAGGGGCCGCTGCTGGCGCATGTGCTGGGGTTTGCTGGGATGGACGGGCAGGGGCTGGAGGGGATCGAGCGGCGGTACGAATCGTACCTGCGGGGGGAAACGCAGAAGGTGGTCCTGCAGCGGGATGCGCTGGGCCGCACCGTCTTTCCGAAGGGGCTGAACGAACAGGGGCCGGCCCCTGGGCATAGCCTCACCCTGACGATCGACGAGGTGATCCAGTACATCGCGGAAAAGGAATTGGACGAAGCGGTGACGAATTCCAGGGCGAAGGGCGGGGTCGTGTTGGTCATGGAGCCTCGTACCGGTGCGATCCTGGCCATGGCCATCAACCCGAAATTCGATCCGAACAGCATGGGCAACCTCACGCCGGAACGCTGGCGGAACCGGGCGCTCACCGACGCTTATGAACCTGGCTCGACGATGAAAGTGATTACCGCCGCGGCCGCCCTGGAAGAAAAAGTCATGGGGCCCGGCACCCTGATTAACGGCGAGAATGGACAGTTCTCCGCGGCCGGGCGGAACATCCACGACCATGAAAAGCTCGGCTGGATGACCTTTGCCCAGATGGTGCAGAAGTCGAGCAACATCGGCGCGGCAAAAACCGGGATGGCGCTGGGCGAAGAGCGGCTGCACCGGTATCTCAAGGCGTTTGGCTTCGGCGAGCGGACCGAAATCGATTTGCCGGGTGAAGCGGCGGGGCTCGTGCGGGATCCGAAGGACTGGGGCCGCCAGTCGTTGGCCTCGATCGCGTTCGGGCAGGAAGTCGGCGTCACGCCCCTGCAGTTGCTCAACGCGACGGCGGCCGTCGCGAACGGCGGCTGGCTGATGAAGCCCTACGTCGTGTCGGAGATTCGCGACGGCAAGGGGGCGGTGGTGGCGCAGACGGGCCCGCAAATCCGGCGCCGGGCCGTGTCCGCCGAGACCGCCCAGTCCCTGACGGCGATTCTGGAAGGCGTGGTGACCCATGGGACCGGCGCCAAGGCGGCCATTGCCGGATTCCGGGTGGCGGGCAAGACCGGCACCGCGCAGAAGATCGATCCTCAGACTGGCCGCTATTCGCCGACCCTCTTCGTGGCCTCCTTCGTCGGCTACCTGCCGGCGGACGATCCGCGGCTGGCGATCCTGGTGGTGGTGGACGAGCCGCGCACGGAGCAATGGGGCGGCACGATTGCGGCGCCGGTGTTCCGGCGCGTGGCGGAGCAGGCGCTTCCGCACCTGGGCGTCTCCTCCAAGTCGCCGATCAAGCTGGCCCGGTATGATGAATATGGGGAAGCAAGGCGCGGCGGGGTGGATCGAACGCTTGTGCGATTGGCTTCGGTGGGAGATCCCTCGTGA